The Peribacillus sp. FSL E2-0218 genome contains a region encoding:
- the spoIID gene encoding stage II sporulation protein D gives MNKFQPLMWIMFTTMIVILVVPSILVVSFSNHAKKNLDASTKQDVSESTYTKENSSEPSTDVSVYRTKTKVIEHIPLEEYVVGVVASEMPVTFEMEALKAQSLAARTFLVQQMISDSKINLPDGTDITDNIQYHQVFKNKKELANEWGKDYQSNISKVQKAVDATKGQIITFDEKPIDASFFSTSNGYTENSEDYWGNETPYLKSVESPWDIKSPKFQYQTAIQVSKFEELLGIKLNNDVNIGKVISKSTGNRIKLIEINDKRYSGKTIRDKLKLQSSDFTIKREGSEVIIYTKGNGHGVGMSQYGANGLAQEGKSYKDIVHYYYQDITISSVEPFMNKMYVKK, from the coding sequence ATGAATAAATTCCAGCCATTGATGTGGATTATGTTTACGACGATGATTGTCATATTAGTAGTGCCTTCCATTTTGGTAGTTTCCTTTTCAAATCATGCAAAAAAGAACCTGGATGCATCAACAAAGCAGGATGTGAGTGAATCGACGTACACGAAAGAAAATTCGTCTGAGCCATCCACCGACGTTTCGGTTTATAGGACAAAAACGAAAGTGATTGAGCATATTCCTTTGGAAGAATACGTGGTAGGTGTCGTTGCTTCAGAAATGCCAGTTACTTTTGAAATGGAAGCATTAAAGGCTCAATCATTAGCTGCTAGAACTTTTTTAGTTCAACAGATGATTTCCGATTCGAAAATTAATTTACCGGACGGTACGGATATCACCGATAATATTCAATACCACCAAGTCTTTAAAAACAAGAAAGAGCTAGCTAATGAATGGGGAAAGGATTATCAATCAAATATCTCTAAAGTTCAAAAAGCGGTCGATGCCACAAAAGGTCAAATTATAACCTTTGATGAGAAACCAATCGATGCATCTTTCTTTTCGACCAGCAATGGATATACGGAGAATTCCGAGGATTACTGGGGGAATGAAACCCCATATCTAAAAAGCGTTGAAAGTCCCTGGGACATCAAATCTCCAAAGTTCCAATACCAAACGGCAATTCAAGTATCCAAATTTGAAGAGCTGCTGGGAATTAAATTGAATAATGATGTCAATATCGGTAAGGTTATTTCAAAATCAACTGGGAATCGCATAAAGCTTATCGAAATTAATGACAAGAGATATAGTGGGAAAACCATCAGGGATAAGCTGAAACTCCAATCATCCGATTTCACGATTAAAAGAGAGGGCAGTGAGGTTATTATTTACACAAAAGGTAATGGCCACGGTGTAGGCATGAGCCAATATGGGGCAAACGGATTGGCTCAAGAGGGGAAGAGTTATAAAGATATCGTTCATTATTATTATCAGGATATAACCATTTCTTCAGTTGAACCCTTTATGAATAAAATGTATGTGAAAAAGTGA
- the wrbA gene encoding NAD(P)H:quinone oxidoreductase encodes MSNVKVAVIFYSMGGTNFQLAKWAQEGAKEAGAEVKVLKVQELAPQSAIEGNEAWKATVEATKDVPVASSADIEWADAIIFSVPTRFGNVASQMKQFLDTQGGLWASGKTVNKVVSAMTSAQNPHGGQEATLLSLYTSMMHWGAIIAPPGYTDPVLFGAGGNPYGTSVTVGQDGKMIEDVSGAVKHQAKRTVTVAEWVKKGNQ; translated from the coding sequence TTGTCAAACGTTAAAGTAGCAGTGATATTTTACAGTATGGGCGGAACCAATTTCCAATTAGCAAAATGGGCTCAAGAAGGAGCAAAAGAAGCAGGAGCTGAAGTGAAAGTATTAAAAGTACAAGAATTGGCTCCTCAATCGGCTATCGAAGGAAATGAAGCATGGAAAGCAACCGTCGAAGCAACAAAAGACGTACCGGTCGCGTCATCGGCTGACATTGAATGGGCAGATGCCATTATCTTCAGTGTCCCAACGCGCTTTGGGAATGTGGCATCACAAATGAAACAGTTCCTCGATACCCAAGGGGGACTGTGGGCAAGCGGCAAGACAGTGAATAAAGTCGTAAGTGCCATGACTTCGGCGCAAAACCCACATGGCGGTCAAGAAGCTACCTTGTTATCGTTATACACCTCCATGATGCACTGGGGTGCTATCATTGCTCCTCCCGGTTATACGGACCCAGTCCTATTTGGTGCAGGAGGAAACCCATATGGAACAAGCGTAACGGTCGGACAAGATGGCAAAATGATCGAAGATGTTTCAGGTGCCGTAAAACATCAAGCTAAACGTACAGTGACAGTAGCGGAATGGGTCAAAAAAGGAAATCAATGA
- a CDS encoding DUF5808 domain-containing protein — MSLSIFLITLAFIILLQSAIPFLLKGSIVFGVTIPEQHMKERAISSYKRFYSATILITGFLALIVYFLWAKNRTLSEDQVVFAGLAIQFGILFLCMIMYLYFHAKTTKLKRTHKWGAGLKPVRIADLASHAKDEMLPSYMFALPALITAGLLVYTASQYSQLPAMIPTHWDIDGQPDAFSQKTSFSAISLLLILLVIQGMMFGINVMTKRSGIKLTSAKKKSSQVQQLAFRKYSSWFLFFTTVLITILFGFIQLVIIQGGMGNAAFMAAVPLGFLSIMLIVTAVYAFKVGQGGSRIQVTAEEEETMDTTFVDDDQYWKAGIFYVNKNDPSIFVEKRFGVGWAINFGNPIGYIFLLVSILLILLISFFI, encoded by the coding sequence ATGTCATTATCGATTTTTCTTATTACACTGGCTTTCATCATTTTGCTGCAATCCGCCATTCCGTTCTTATTGAAGGGGTCGATTGTATTTGGCGTTACCATTCCCGAACAACATATGAAGGAACGAGCGATTTCTTCGTATAAACGCTTTTATTCAGCAACGATACTTATTACCGGTTTCCTTGCCTTGATTGTCTATTTCCTCTGGGCAAAAAACCGGACACTTTCCGAGGATCAAGTCGTTTTTGCCGGTTTGGCCATCCAGTTCGGCATTCTTTTTTTATGTATGATCATGTATCTATATTTCCATGCAAAAACAACGAAATTGAAACGCACCCATAAGTGGGGTGCAGGATTAAAACCGGTTCGGATAGCTGATCTCGCAAGCCATGCCAAAGATGAAATGCTTCCGTCCTATATGTTTGCCCTTCCCGCGCTCATTACAGCGGGACTGCTCGTTTATACAGCAAGCCAATACAGTCAGTTGCCCGCCATGATTCCCACTCATTGGGATATAGACGGCCAACCGGACGCGTTCAGTCAAAAAACGTCCTTTTCCGCCATCTCCCTTTTGCTTATTCTATTGGTCATCCAGGGTATGATGTTCGGAATAAATGTGATGACAAAACGTTCGGGCATCAAGCTGACTTCTGCCAAAAAGAAATCTTCACAAGTCCAGCAACTGGCATTCCGTAAATATTCAAGCTGGTTTTTGTTTTTCACGACTGTCCTGATCACCATTCTGTTTGGCTTCATACAGCTGGTGATCATTCAAGGCGGAATGGGGAATGCCGCTTTTATGGCAGCGGTGCCACTCGGCTTCCTTTCAATCATGCTAATCGTGACCGCCGTCTATGCCTTCAAGGTCGGTCAAGGCGGCTCTCGCATTCAGGTAACGGCTGAAGAAGAGGAAACGATGGATACCACCTTTGTCGACGACGACCAATACTGGAAGGCAGGCATCTTTTATGTGAACAAAAATGATCCTTCCATTTTCGTCGAAAAACGGTTCGGAGTCGGCTGGGCCATAAACTTCGGGAATCCAATCGGTTATATATTCTTACTTGTCTCCATCCTGCTGATATTACTCATTTCATTCTTTATATGA
- a CDS encoding LysE family transporter, whose translation MLVLLFSSILLGLSIALPIGTISIEMIKQGLKNGFMHGWSVGLGGMTIDVILIILLFVGLAPILTIPFIQVPLWIIGAIVLFHIGYDSIKNADHEITLVGEKSAKSLKSSYKNGLLVAISPGNLVFWVSIFGTILSNSFDSSNIFNFFIVSVGIIIGILIHDIGLMAVVTGARKFLKPTYIKRASIVAGLVLIGFGCYFLYKFIDSIPMIMQRS comes from the coding sequence ATGCTTGTATTGCTGTTTTCTAGTATCTTACTAGGTCTTTCGATTGCATTGCCGATTGGAACTATTTCAATTGAAATGATTAAACAAGGTTTGAAAAATGGTTTTATGCACGGCTGGAGTGTAGGTCTTGGAGGTATGACCATTGATGTAATCTTGATTATTTTATTGTTCGTTGGATTAGCACCAATTTTAACTATTCCATTCATTCAAGTGCCTTTGTGGATAATAGGTGCCATTGTCTTATTTCACATCGGATATGACAGCATCAAAAACGCCGATCACGAAATCACACTGGTAGGTGAAAAATCGGCAAAATCATTAAAATCTTCGTACAAAAATGGACTGCTTGTGGCCATATCTCCTGGGAACTTAGTTTTTTGGGTAAGTATTTTTGGAACAATCCTGTCAAACTCATTTGATTCGTCAAATATTTTTAATTTTTTCATTGTAAGTGTAGGTATTATCATAGGTATTCTCATACACGACATAGGGTTAATGGCGGTTGTTACAGGTGCTAGAAAATTCTTGAAACCAACATACATTAAACGTGCGTCCATCGTTGCTGGACTGGTTTTAATCGGATTCGGTTGTTATTTTTTATATAAATTTATTGATAGTATCCCAATGATAATGCAGAGAAGTTAG
- a CDS encoding class I SAM-dependent methyltransferase: MKQNIYDHPKFFESYRNLRESELNYNDLLEQPTLRDMLPELKNKKVLDVGCGMGDFAKYCVNEQAREVLAIDISKNMINVAQQRNAHERISYVHISLEDLQIRQQDFDVAVSSLALHYIRDYDAVIKKMNGCLKKMGVFLFSIEHPIATARRNMDNWIIDKENNRSHYAVDHYQEEGERQQHWYIDGVVKYHRTFSTLINELILNGFQIEQVIEPIPADEAADSLPKITNELRRPSFMIIRAKKAW, encoded by the coding sequence ATGAAACAAAACATTTATGATCACCCGAAATTCTTCGAGAGCTACCGGAACCTGCGTGAGTCGGAATTGAATTACAATGATTTACTAGAGCAGCCTACCTTAAGAGATATGCTGCCTGAATTAAAGAATAAAAAGGTGTTGGATGTAGGATGTGGTATGGGGGACTTCGCAAAATATTGTGTGAATGAACAGGCTCGAGAGGTTTTAGCAATAGACATTTCAAAGAATATGATAAACGTTGCTCAACAAAGAAACGCTCATGAACGTATTAGCTATGTACATATATCATTAGAAGATCTTCAGATAAGACAGCAGGATTTTGATGTTGCAGTTAGTTCGCTAGCTTTACATTATATAAGGGATTATGATGCTGTCATAAAAAAAATGAACGGTTGTTTGAAAAAAATGGGGGTCTTTCTTTTCTCCATTGAGCATCCGATTGCAACAGCTAGACGAAATATGGATAATTGGATCATTGACAAAGAAAACAATAGATCACATTATGCAGTTGATCATTACCAGGAAGAAGGTGAAAGGCAACAACATTGGTATATAGACGGTGTTGTTAAATATCACCGTACTTTTTCAACACTAATAAATGAACTAATCCTTAATGGCTTTCAGATTGAACAAGTAATCGAGCCTATTCCCGCTGATGAAGCAGCGGATAGTTTACCAAAAATCACGAATGAGTTGAGAAGACCATCTTTTATGATCATAAGGGCAAAGAAAGCTTGGTAA
- a CDS encoding GerAB/ArcD/ProY family transporter — MNQATVNVKYKVSPFYVFFLMHGMQTGLGALSFQRELAKFTGTDGWISILLAGLIIHLIIWLIYKIFKMVPGDIINANHHVFGKWVGSFFSLLFILYFFILGMTIIVGYIRVIHVWMFDDVPAWAMAAVFLILIYYVISGGFRTVTGITFITVIVSYWLLFFPFYGIRYSDFTGVLPIFNHTFLDILKGTKSISLTMLGFEMLLMYYPFIKKAETSQKFAHGGALTTTLLALTVYFVSIAFYPLKLLTLTLWPTLTLTSIIELPFIQRFEYITISWWAIIIIPNMVIPLWAASRGIKRLFNVQQKYPLWIMSIIIVLVNILYYDIDLLYILNKIINPYSVGFIVLYIPLLFVLLKTKKLLKRS; from the coding sequence ATGAACCAAGCTACTGTTAATGTTAAGTATAAGGTATCGCCATTTTATGTGTTTTTTTTAATGCATGGCATGCAAACTGGATTAGGGGCGTTGAGCTTTCAAAGGGAATTGGCGAAGTTCACAGGAACGGATGGATGGATCTCCATATTGCTGGCGGGATTGATCATTCACCTAATAATTTGGCTCATATATAAGATTTTCAAAATGGTTCCAGGTGATATCATTAACGCCAACCATCATGTATTCGGCAAATGGGTTGGCAGTTTCTTCAGCCTGTTGTTCATTTTGTACTTTTTTATATTGGGGATGACGATCATCGTCGGATATATACGTGTCATACATGTTTGGATGTTCGATGATGTCCCTGCCTGGGCAATGGCTGCGGTGTTCCTCATCCTGATTTATTATGTAATTTCCGGGGGATTCCGAACCGTTACAGGAATTACTTTTATAACAGTAATCGTTTCATATTGGCTTTTGTTTTTCCCTTTTTATGGTATTAGGTATTCGGATTTCACGGGAGTGCTTCCTATATTCAATCATACCTTTCTGGACATTCTGAAAGGAACCAAAAGTATCTCCTTAACGATGCTTGGTTTTGAAATGCTGCTGATGTATTATCCGTTCATAAAAAAAGCAGAAACATCACAAAAGTTTGCCCATGGAGGAGCATTAACCACTACTTTGCTGGCTTTAACCGTCTATTTCGTTTCAATCGCCTTTTATCCACTCAAGCTGCTTACCCTTACCCTATGGCCAACCTTAACCCTGACCAGCATTATTGAATTGCCCTTCATTCAGCGGTTCGAGTACATAACCATTTCTTGGTGGGCCATCATTATCATCCCCAATATGGTCATTCCCTTGTGGGCTGCCAGCAGGGGGATCAAGCGCTTATTCAATGTCCAGCAAAAATATCCCTTATGGATCATGTCCATCATCATCGTCCTGGTCAACATCCTTTATTATGATATCGATTTATTGTATATACTAAACAAAATAATTAATCCTTACAGCGTCGGCTTCATTGTTTTATATATACCGCTCCTATTTGTTTTATTAAAAACAAAGAAATTATTAAAGCGCTCTTAA
- a CDS encoding MFS transporter — MSDKLLKNRQFLILWIGNAISELGGAFGAFCNSILLYQLTNSPMALGSMWLLYFLPSLILQLFIGPFIDKWSRKWLMIVSQWTRGVIFLIPLVSLAVGNLESWHIFVVQIIAGLITPIYTPANQAITPTIIPKDQLSAANAYKDGTVRLMTFSAPFLGGVVIEHTGIIPALIFVCGLLIMSGTLLFFIQEVRTVQHVRKSWLEQFMEGISYFFKQPVIVWLGIFLAFVQFGVGVTMVVNLPYITNELSGSYAEYGYFMASFPLGYVMGTIFAGKINNKRRRVLMLGALVIGGLTFISLGFTHSIAFALITEVIAGIAMAFFGVHNITIFQQAVPNELMGKVSAVRLFIIRGVMPLGVLTGSFLSEVWGIRPLYFLIGSMICTVSLLGVILPYFKIIDHSFIGENIPCSRKDHKDMH; from the coding sequence GTGAGTGACAAATTATTAAAGAACCGTCAGTTCCTTATCTTATGGATAGGTAATGCCATCTCTGAATTAGGCGGTGCTTTCGGTGCTTTTTGTAACTCCATTCTTCTATATCAACTGACGAATTCGCCGATGGCATTGGGGAGTATGTGGCTTTTGTATTTCTTGCCATCCCTTATCCTGCAATTGTTCATTGGTCCGTTTATTGATAAATGGAGCCGTAAGTGGTTAATGATCGTTTCTCAATGGACCAGGGGGGTGATTTTCTTGATTCCACTTGTTTCCTTGGCAGTTGGAAATCTCGAATCTTGGCATATTTTCGTCGTCCAAATAATAGCAGGCTTAATAACCCCCATTTATACACCTGCTAATCAAGCCATTACACCTACTATCATTCCTAAAGACCAATTAAGTGCGGCCAATGCTTATAAAGATGGCACCGTTAGGCTGATGACATTCTCTGCACCATTTTTGGGCGGAGTCGTTATAGAGCATACAGGCATAATACCGGCCCTGATTTTTGTTTGTGGACTGCTTATCATGAGTGGAACTCTTTTGTTTTTCATCCAGGAGGTAAGGACGGTTCAACATGTACGAAAGTCTTGGCTGGAACAATTTATGGAAGGAATATCTTATTTCTTTAAACAACCAGTTATTGTTTGGTTAGGAATCTTTTTGGCCTTCGTTCAATTTGGAGTGGGGGTCACAATGGTTGTAAACCTTCCTTATATCACAAATGAATTATCGGGCAGTTATGCAGAGTACGGATATTTTATGGCAAGCTTCCCATTAGGCTATGTAATGGGTACGATCTTCGCCGGGAAAATCAATAATAAAAGGCGCAGAGTTTTAATGCTGGGAGCATTAGTTATAGGGGGCTTAACATTCATTTCATTAGGTTTTACCCATAGTATCGCCTTTGCGTTAATCACCGAGGTAATTGCCGGAATAGCCATGGCTTTTTTTGGTGTTCATAACATAACCATTTTTCAGCAAGCTGTGCCAAATGAATTAATGGGTAAAGTATCCGCTGTCCGGCTTTTCATTATCAGAGGTGTTATGCCATTAGGCGTGCTCACCGGTAGTTTTTTGAGTGAAGTTTGGGGAATACGGCCACTATACTTTTTAATCGGGTCCATGATTTGTACCGTATCTTTACTAGGGGTGATACTTCCTTACTTTAAGATCATCGATCATTCTTTCATAGGTGAAAACATTCCGTGTTCTCGAAAAGATCATAAGGATATGCACTAA
- a CDS encoding GntR family transcriptional regulator, protein MLIQIETSSDIPIYTQLSNQLIELIARDQLKGGDVLPSVRSLASDLGVNMHTVNKSYHELERKGIIRIVPKSGAVINPSIRDGISQEHRLRIVEELKPIIAEAIVLGMNAEDIQQLASSILSDMKEE, encoded by the coding sequence ATGCTTATCCAAATCGAAACCTCATCGGATATTCCCATTTATACGCAGCTTTCCAATCAACTGATTGAACTAATCGCACGCGATCAATTAAAAGGGGGCGATGTATTGCCTTCCGTCAGATCGTTGGCGTCTGACCTTGGGGTTAATATGCACACAGTCAATAAGTCTTACCATGAGCTAGAAAGAAAAGGAATCATCCGCATCGTACCGAAGTCCGGAGCCGTAATTAATCCATCCATTCGAGATGGCATTTCCCAAGAACATCGTCTGAGGATCGTCGAGGAACTGAAGCCGATTATTGCCGAGGCAATCGTGCTGGGTATGAATGCCGAGGACATTCAGCAACTCGCTTCATCCATACTTTCAGATATGAAGGAGGAATAA